The Salinibaculum sp. SYNS191 genome has a window encoding:
- a CDS encoding SOUL family heme-binding protein encodes MVRKRTLALAALGGAVLAAGASTLYQRAATETVSYTVVARLDDVELRRYPESVVVETAEDSQMEAFRRLFRYIAGANAADDEIAMTAPVEMSGGGAKIAMTAPVEIGGDTDEQRMRFYLPEEYDIDSAPRPTDDAVELVSIPERTLAVREFSWRPTEDRIERETEALLAALDDANVPLAGEPFFMGYDAPWTLPFLRRNEVAVEVESSA; translated from the coding sequence ATGGTCCGCAAACGCACACTCGCACTCGCAGCACTCGGCGGCGCGGTCCTGGCCGCCGGTGCATCGACCCTCTACCAGCGCGCCGCGACGGAGACAGTCTCCTACACCGTGGTCGCACGACTCGACGACGTCGAACTGCGGCGATATCCGGAATCGGTCGTCGTCGAGACGGCCGAAGACTCCCAGATGGAGGCGTTCCGGCGGCTGTTCCGGTACATCGCGGGCGCGAACGCGGCGGACGACGAGATAGCGATGACGGCACCGGTCGAAATGTCCGGCGGCGGTGCGAAGATTGCGATGACCGCCCCCGTCGAAATCGGCGGCGACACCGACGAGCAGCGGATGCGCTTCTACCTCCCCGAGGAGTACGACATCGACTCCGCGCCGCGGCCGACCGACGACGCAGTCGAACTGGTGTCCATCCCGGAGCGCACCCTGGCGGTCCGGGAGTTCTCCTGGCGACCGACCGAGGACCGCATCGAACGCGAGACGGAGGCGCTGCTCGCCGCGCTCGACGATGCGAACGTCCCGCTCGCCGGCGAACCGTTCTTCATGGGGTACGACGCGCCGTGGACGCTCCCCTTCCTCCGCCGGAACGAGGTAGCGGTCGAGGTCGAGAGTTCCGCTTGA
- a CDS encoding DUF6789 family protein, whose translation MPDGTTELEDAALAEEGSKYDRLGGIVADGVVGAAGGLVGVAMMTVVLLVAESFGAFSRESFGALARLVGLGGLVPEVTVGYLIFLAGGMFPWPLLFASLKEYLPGDSWPVAGVFFGTALWTGFVGAFYAGFGGVSLVLYLVLTLVAHWVYGASLGLVFSYLSERPDTLV comes from the coding sequence ATGCCAGACGGCACCACGGAACTGGAGGACGCGGCACTCGCGGAGGAGGGGAGCAAGTACGACCGGCTCGGCGGCATCGTCGCCGACGGGGTGGTCGGCGCGGCCGGCGGTCTCGTCGGGGTGGCGATGATGACGGTCGTGTTGCTCGTCGCGGAGTCCTTCGGTGCGTTCTCGCGGGAGTCCTTCGGCGCGCTGGCCCGGCTCGTCGGACTGGGCGGGCTCGTTCCGGAGGTTACCGTCGGCTACCTCATTTTCCTGGCTGGCGGGATGTTCCCCTGGCCGCTGCTGTTTGCCTCGCTGAAGGAGTATCTCCCGGGGGACTCCTGGCCCGTCGCCGGCGTCTTCTTCGGGACGGCGCTGTGGACCGGCTTCGTCGGCGCGTTCTACGCCGGCTTCGGCGGCGTCTCGCTCGTGCTCTATCTCGTCCTGACGCTGGTCGCCCACTGGGTCTACGGCGCGTCGCTGGGCCTGGTCTTCAGCTACCTCTCCGAACGGCCGGATACGCTGGTCTGA
- a CDS encoding DUF7577 domain-containing protein gives MVTFGEVYAAVITVLLLVALAVAIPVLKRIVVDGIERRRKWKTGEMERYTEDPEFDRGPPAALDGDAETGPGVTCTQCGTANEAGFTYCENCLGRL, from the coding sequence GTGGTCACGTTCGGAGAGGTCTACGCCGCGGTCATCACTGTTCTCCTCCTCGTCGCGTTAGCGGTCGCGATTCCGGTCCTCAAGCGAATCGTCGTCGATGGAATCGAACGCCGTCGGAAGTGGAAGACCGGCGAGATGGAGCGCTACACCGAAGACCCGGAGTTCGACCGCGGACCGCCGGCCGCGCTCGACGGAGATGCGGAGACGGGACCGGGCGTGACCTGCACCCAGTGTGGCACGGCCAACGAGGCAGGATTCACGTACTGCGAGAACTGTCTCGGACGGCTGTGA
- a CDS encoding DUF5790 family protein — protein sequence MSQSTLDDDELFGEAASEMRADVEDSLAAARESLPDADDVWEVEADNTLGVLNALRSALDVGDAEDHLRDAKKWYTMGERADAFEDAGDLEEAIADVEELVTDIEDAREQVGDLTSTIPQLRSALEDADDDADTDADADTDADADAAEAEA from the coding sequence ATGAGTCAATCGACACTCGACGACGACGAACTCTTCGGCGAGGCGGCATCGGAGATGCGCGCGGACGTGGAGGACTCTCTGGCCGCGGCCCGCGAGAGCCTGCCCGACGCCGACGACGTCTGGGAGGTCGAGGCCGACAACACGCTGGGCGTGCTGAACGCGCTCCGGTCGGCGCTCGACGTCGGCGACGCCGAGGACCACCTCCGCGACGCGAAGAAGTGGTACACGATGGGCGAGCGCGCCGACGCCTTCGAGGACGCCGGGGACCTGGAGGAGGCAATCGCGGACGTGGAAGAACTCGTGACGGACATCGAGGACGCCCGCGAGCAGGTGGGCGACCTCACCAGCACGATTCCGCAACTCCGCAGCGCGCTGGAAGACGCCGACGACGACGCCGACACCGACGCGGACGCCGACACCGACGCGGACGCCGACGCCGCCGAAGCCGAAGCCTGA
- a CDS encoding DUF7544 domain-containing protein has translation MAYYALECVDDAVEATRDFLLPVDRSRWLKLAVVVFFLSGGSGVSSLPNTSWNVSAEELGVVDVPPGLDSLPELFDTVLPFLVGLAVVFALVGVVFALVGSIMEFVLVDSLRTGSVAVRATMREYLGGGLALFAFRLVLGLVVVGLFAALALVLVVPAIGNDAQLLFGVAVLVPVGLVVGVTAAVVHGLTTEFVVPTMIHEDRGLRSAWGRFWPVLRGNLGQFALYVLVRFALTIGVGIVAGIAVGIAAVVVGVPFVVLGGVAWFGTGGALTLGSAVVYGLLLAVYVLTLLAVTAVVQVPLKSFTRYYELLVLGDVEPELDLIPERRESVRSP, from the coding sequence ATGGCCTACTATGCCCTGGAGTGCGTGGACGACGCCGTCGAGGCCACGCGCGACTTCCTCCTCCCCGTGGACCGGAGCCGGTGGCTGAAACTCGCCGTCGTCGTGTTCTTCCTCTCCGGCGGGTCGGGAGTCAGTTCGCTCCCGAACACCTCCTGGAACGTCTCGGCGGAGGAACTCGGCGTCGTCGACGTTCCCCCCGGTCTCGATTCGCTCCCCGAACTGTTCGACACAGTCCTCCCGTTTCTGGTGGGGCTGGCCGTCGTCTTCGCGCTCGTCGGCGTCGTCTTCGCGCTCGTCGGTTCCATCATGGAGTTCGTCCTGGTCGACTCGCTGCGCACCGGGTCGGTGGCCGTCCGTGCGACGATGCGGGAGTACCTCGGTGGCGGGCTGGCGCTCTTCGCCTTCCGGCTCGTCCTCGGACTCGTCGTCGTCGGCCTGTTCGCCGCGCTCGCGCTCGTGCTCGTCGTCCCGGCAATCGGCAACGACGCCCAACTACTCTTCGGCGTGGCCGTCCTCGTCCCCGTCGGGCTCGTCGTCGGCGTCACGGCCGCCGTCGTCCACGGCCTCACCACGGAGTTCGTCGTCCCGACGATGATACACGAGGACCGCGGTCTGCGGAGCGCGTGGGGGCGGTTCTGGCCGGTGCTGCGCGGGAACCTCGGGCAGTTCGCACTCTACGTGCTCGTCCGCTTTGCCCTCACCATCGGCGTCGGCATCGTCGCGGGCATCGCCGTCGGCATCGCCGCCGTCGTCGTGGGCGTCCCCTTCGTCGTCCTCGGCGGCGTCGCCTGGTTCGGCACCGGCGGCGCGCTGACGCTCGGGTCGGCGGTGGTCTACGGGCTGTTGCTCGCGGTCTACGTCCTGACGTTGCTCGCCGTGACCGCCGTCGTCCAGGTGCCGCTGAAGTCGTTCACGCGGTACTACGAACTGCTCGTCCTCGGTGACGTAGAGCCAGAACTGGACCTGATTCCGGAGCGCCGCGAGTCGGTCCGCTCGCCGTAG
- a CDS encoding DUF192 domain-containing protein: MDTRQRVLVVAGLLAVLAVVAILAVPPIQFVNPGPYENTSVTVVDENGTALATVDVRVADTTAKRRVGLRRTETLSDGEGMLFVHASDGEKPYIMPPSMSFPLDIVFVAPDGTIRAIRHAAVPADDTTLEYPGRGKYVLEVPRGYTNRTGIAAGDTVEIPAAYAEPAGG, from the coding sequence ATGGATACCCGGCAGCGCGTCCTGGTCGTCGCCGGCCTGCTGGCCGTCCTCGCCGTCGTCGCTATCCTCGCCGTCCCGCCCATCCAGTTCGTCAATCCAGGCCCCTACGAGAACACGTCGGTCACCGTCGTCGACGAGAACGGGACGGCACTCGCCACCGTCGACGTCCGCGTCGCCGACACGACGGCCAAGCGCCGGGTGGGACTGCGCCGGACCGAGACGCTTTCCGACGGGGAGGGGATGCTGTTCGTCCACGCCAGCGACGGCGAGAAACCCTATATCATGCCGCCGTCGATGTCGTTCCCGCTGGACATCGTCTTCGTCGCGCCCGACGGGACCATCCGGGCGATTCGCCACGCCGCAGTGCCAGCGGACGACACCACGCTGGAGTACCCCGGCCGCGGGAAGTACGTCCTGGAGGTGCCCCGCGGGTACACGAACCGGACCGGCATCGCCGCCGGGGACACCGTCGAGATTCCCGCGGCGTACGCCGAACCGGCCGGCGGCTGA
- a CDS encoding winged helix-turn-helix domain-containing protein — MTDASLTDPRNNLRRDRNITLEWVLSSMSPENPPDETEWVETWKEHASAFDRVKSVTMTLSEPRPASWIATEAAVSPNTARDHLRRLIDLGVVTAIENDGTRHYYPDPLYTRLRDVRELLQETTKRELSEQAAELKGDIAAWEAEYDADSPETLRERAAEVDVSAEQAHELVAVASDWELARYRLSLVQDAIENYDTWSADPSSITV; from the coding sequence GTGACCGACGCGTCGCTCACTGATCCACGCAATAATTTGCGGAGAGATAGAAATATTACGCTCGAGTGGGTACTGTCGAGTATGTCGCCCGAGAATCCGCCCGACGAGACTGAATGGGTCGAGACGTGGAAAGAACACGCGTCGGCGTTCGACCGAGTGAAATCAGTCACGATGACACTCTCGGAGCCGCGGCCAGCGTCGTGGATTGCGACGGAAGCGGCCGTCTCCCCGAATACGGCCCGGGACCACCTGCGCCGGCTCATCGATCTGGGTGTGGTAACAGCGATCGAGAACGATGGGACCCGCCATTACTATCCGGATCCGTTGTACACGCGGCTCCGGGATGTCAGGGAGTTACTCCAGGAGACGACGAAACGCGAACTTTCGGAGCAGGCCGCCGAGTTGAAAGGCGATATTGCGGCGTGGGAAGCCGAGTACGACGCTGATTCCCCGGAAACCTTGCGTGAACGAGCAGCCGAAGTTGACGTATCTGCCGAGCAGGCACACGAACTCGTCGCGGTCGCGAGCGACTGGGAACTCGCCCGATACCGACTCTCGCTCGTGCAGGACGCCATCGAAAACTACGATACCTGGTCAGCCGACCCGTCGTCGATCACAGTATGA
- a CDS encoding SWIM zinc finger family protein: MNVDEATIQKRCTDAVFERGVNYRDEGRIQRLARFGDLVTATVQGSNLYDVTVEFGGRTLETQCTCPYDGSGDCKHVVAVLLDVAASPPRDESEDIETVLADVSAEELRAFVRDALAENAELRDQFLARFGDDHKSVDEYREEIGQLFETHADPVVFEAIDFSRFFEVAEQYRDRERYLAAGTVYRAIFEEVDERHNLVDGAYDHYVQTIQRALDGYVECVLATDPDPEAFDTYAGVLEACASREPPINSEQFWRALDNLEDQYDER, from the coding sequence ATGAACGTCGACGAGGCGACGATCCAGAAGCGGTGTACCGATGCCGTCTTCGAGCGCGGTGTGAACTACCGCGACGAGGGACGCATCCAGCGCCTTGCCCGATTCGGCGACCTCGTGACGGCGACGGTTCAAGGGTCGAACCTGTACGACGTGACTGTCGAGTTCGGTGGGCGAACTCTCGAAACGCAGTGTACCTGTCCGTACGACGGAAGCGGCGACTGCAAGCACGTCGTCGCCGTATTACTGGATGTCGCCGCGAGCCCACCACGAGACGAAAGTGAGGACATCGAGACAGTCCTCGCAGACGTATCCGCCGAGGAGCTACGCGCGTTCGTCCGCGATGCACTCGCCGAGAACGCGGAGTTGCGCGACCAGTTTCTCGCACGCTTCGGCGACGACCACAAATCGGTCGACGAGTACCGCGAGGAGATAGGCCAACTGTTCGAGACACACGCTGACCCGGTCGTGTTCGAGGCCATCGACTTCTCGAGGTTTTTCGAGGTTGCCGAGCAGTACCGCGACCGCGAACGGTATCTCGCGGCTGGCACGGTCTACCGAGCAATCTTCGAGGAGGTCGACGAGAGACACAATTTGGTCGACGGTGCCTACGATCACTACGTCCAGACCATCCAGCGGGCACTCGATGGCTACGTGGAGTGTGTCCTCGCGACCGATCCGGATCCCGAGGCGTTCGACACGTACGCCGGCGTGCTGGAAGCGTGTGCATCGAGGGAACCGCCGATCAACAGCGAACAGTTCTGGCGGGCACTCGACAATCTTGAGGACCAGTACGACGAACGATGA
- the azf gene encoding NAD-dependent glucose-6-phosphate dehydrogenase Azf yields MDEPVLLTGAGGHVGQVILRGLGEKYDWRLMYHSQPAEEPDHPYWTGEVQDYEDVAPAAEGVGAIIHLAGDPRPSAPWTSVLENNIDGTHTLYEVAVDEGVEKVVYASSNHAVGAFESDQRTPEMYRADDDFRLDGTELPRPGNKYGISKATGEIIGRYYHDKHDISVCNVRIGNLNEQHPPIDYERGQAMWLSPRDCWHLHDCALRADYDYEIVYGISDNDRKYYSLERAKEALGYAPRDNSAEWNGDEQVQ; encoded by the coding sequence ATGGACGAGCCGGTCTTGCTCACGGGTGCTGGCGGTCACGTCGGGCAGGTCATCCTCCGGGGGCTGGGCGAGAAGTACGACTGGCGACTGATGTACCACAGCCAGCCCGCCGAGGAGCCGGACCACCCCTACTGGACCGGCGAGGTACAGGACTACGAGGACGTCGCCCCCGCCGCCGAGGGCGTCGGCGCTATCATCCACCTCGCCGGCGACCCCCGCCCCAGCGCCCCCTGGACGAGCGTGCTGGAGAACAACATCGACGGCACCCACACGCTCTACGAGGTGGCTGTCGACGAGGGCGTCGAGAAGGTGGTCTACGCCTCCTCGAACCACGCCGTCGGCGCCTTCGAGAGCGACCAGCGCACCCCCGAGATGTACCGCGCGGACGACGACTTCCGCCTGGACGGGACGGAACTGCCCCGCCCCGGCAACAAGTACGGCATCTCGAAGGCCACCGGCGAAATCATCGGCCGGTACTACCACGACAAACACGACATCTCGGTGTGCAACGTCCGCATCGGCAACCTCAACGAGCAGCACCCACCCATCGACTACGAGCGCGGCCAGGCGATGTGGCTCTCGCCCCGTGACTGCTGGCACCTCCACGACTGCGCGCTCCGGGCCGACTACGACTACGAAATCGTCTACGGCATCTCCGACAACGACCGCAAGTACTACTCCTTAGAGCGCGCCAAAGAAGCCCTCGGCTACGCCCCCCGCGACAACTCCGCGGAGTGGAACGGCGACGAACAGGTCCAGTAA
- a CDS encoding DUF309 domain-containing protein produces the protein MDAHLRAGIAVYNAGGYHAAHDAWEDHWLDLESGTDDERFLHGLIQFTAAVFHARNGNWSGATGLATSAREYLAGLDDDYRGVDVAAVRSYLGDLAADPECIERRPPLALAHEGDRLALTDLDFESTAVAADVLAEEHGYDEAVVADAVEYARADLDDGKTESPFVTFLFDFVRDPESRGIVAQRLAEHVERRRSREEDVEGLFD, from the coding sequence ATGGACGCCCACCTCCGGGCCGGCATCGCCGTCTACAACGCCGGCGGCTACCACGCCGCCCACGACGCCTGGGAGGACCACTGGCTCGACCTGGAGTCGGGCACCGACGACGAGCGGTTCCTCCACGGGCTCATCCAGTTCACCGCCGCCGTCTTCCACGCCCGCAACGGCAACTGGTCCGGCGCGACCGGCCTGGCCACGAGCGCCCGCGAGTACCTGGCCGGCCTGGACGACGACTACCGCGGCGTCGACGTGGCCGCCGTCCGCTCCTACCTCGGGGACCTGGCCGCCGACCCGGAATGTATCGAGCGCCGGCCGCCGCTCGCGCTCGCCCACGAGGGCGACCGACTCGCGCTGACGGACCTCGACTTCGAATCGACGGCCGTCGCCGCGGACGTGCTGGCGGAGGAACACGGCTACGACGAGGCCGTCGTCGCGGACGCCGTCGAGTACGCCCGCGCGGACCTCGACGACGGCAAGACCGAGAGCCCCTTCGTCACCTTCCTGTTCGACTTCGTGCGCGACCCGGAGAGCCGCGGCATCGTCGCCCAGCGCCTGGCCGAGCACGTCGAGCGCCGCCGCAGCCGCGAGGAGGACGTCGAGGGACTGTTCGACTGA
- a CDS encoding DUF7501 family protein — MAHDHPESSESDWDNPDFCPFCGAELIDAGAGFMEHIEDAETCRERFEDWRTNIVEDVGEEWGG, encoded by the coding sequence ATGGCGCACGACCACCCCGAATCGAGCGAGTCCGACTGGGACAACCCAGACTTCTGCCCGTTCTGTGGGGCCGAACTCATCGACGCCGGCGCTGGCTTCATGGAGCACATCGAGGACGCCGAGACCTGCCGCGAGCGGTTCGAGGACTGGCGGACGAACATCGTCGAGGACGTCGGCGAGGAGTGGGGTGGGTGA
- a CDS encoding creatininase family protein, with translation MYLTEVTWTDAEAADTDLAVLPVGSTEQHGPHAPLGTDHLAAAAVTEAGVDAYDGEVVVAPALPVGVAEEHRHFAGTLWVSEDTFRANVRETVASLAHHGWDRVVVVNGHGGNTAPLREVCGRLTRDGTAYTVPFTWFDTVDAGDAAALPDDAGMGHGGAVETSLVRHIQPDIVDEDRFEQAATEGADGWGEWQSGTNLAYDTAEFSESGTVGDPGQSSAEAGEQLLAAAADALADLLGTVERREWHQKN, from the coding sequence ATGTACCTGACGGAGGTAACGTGGACCGACGCCGAGGCCGCCGACACCGACCTCGCGGTCCTGCCCGTCGGCAGCACCGAACAGCACGGCCCGCACGCGCCGCTGGGGACCGACCACCTCGCCGCGGCGGCTGTCACGGAGGCCGGCGTGGACGCCTACGACGGGGAGGTCGTCGTCGCGCCGGCGCTGCCGGTCGGGGTCGCCGAGGAGCACCGCCACTTCGCGGGGACGCTGTGGGTCAGCGAGGACACCTTCCGCGCGAACGTCCGCGAGACCGTCGCCAGCCTCGCCCACCACGGCTGGGACCGCGTGGTCGTCGTCAACGGCCACGGCGGCAACACCGCCCCCCTCCGGGAGGTCTGCGGCCGCCTCACCCGCGACGGCACCGCCTACACCGTCCCCTTCACCTGGTTCGACACCGTCGACGCCGGGGACGCGGCGGCGCTGCCCGACGACGCCGGGATGGGCCACGGCGGGGCCGTCGAGACCAGCCTCGTCCGGCACATCCAGCCGGACATCGTCGACGAGGACCGCTTCGAGCAGGCGGCGACCGAGGGAGCCGACGGCTGGGGCGAGTGGCAGTCCGGGACGAACCTGGCCTACGACACCGCGGAGTTCTCCGAAAGCGGGACCGTCGGCGACCCCGGACAGAGCAGCGCCGAGGCGGGCGAGCAACTGCTCGCGGCGGCGGCCGACGCGCTGGCGGACCTGCTCGGGACTGTCGAGCGCCGGGAGTGGCACCAGAAAAACTGA
- a CDS encoding ABC transporter ATP-binding protein has product MNIDAGPDSDAFEEEREQVDRPMLRLYTEYGGGERKGYFLVGLVSSILARVLDLLPPLLLGIAIDAIFLNESAFSLLFVPQAWLPDTQTGQLWFTGGIIAASFLGGAVFHYTRNWGWNRFAQGVQHDVRTDTYDKMQRLNMDFFADKQTGELMSVLSNDVNRLEKFLNDGMNSVSRLVIMVIGIAGILFYLNWRLALVALLPVPIIAFFTKKFIEIIQPKYADVRSTVGSLNSRLENNLGGIQVIKTSNTEPFESDRVDDVSRDYYDANWDAITTRITFFPALRLLAGLGFVVTFAVGGLWVLEGTVSAGVFVTFIFYTQRFIWPMAQFGQIINMYQRAYASAERVFGLMDTPDRIGERDDVEPLAVRDGDVEYDHVSFGYDGETVVDDVNFDVDGGDTVALVGPTGAGKSTAVKLLMRLYDVDEGAVRIDGTDVRDVTVPSLRSQVGYVSQETFLFYGTVRDNISYGTPDADDAAIREAAEAAEAHEFITNLPDGYDTMVGERGVKLSGGQRQRIAIARAILKDPEILVLDEATSDVDTETEMLIQRSLDRLTADRTTLVIAHRLSTVKDADQIVVLDDGQVVERGTHGDLLEADGLYANLWAVQAGEIDDLPAEFVERAARRRARTDADD; this is encoded by the coding sequence GTGAATATCGACGCTGGTCCGGATTCGGACGCGTTCGAGGAGGAACGCGAGCAGGTCGACCGGCCGATGCTCCGCCTGTACACCGAGTACGGCGGCGGCGAGCGCAAGGGCTACTTCCTCGTCGGGCTGGTGAGCAGCATCCTCGCGCGGGTGCTCGACCTCCTGCCGCCGCTGTTGCTCGGCATCGCCATCGACGCCATCTTTCTGAACGAATCCGCCTTCTCGCTGCTGTTCGTCCCGCAGGCGTGGCTGCCGGACACCCAGACCGGACAGCTCTGGTTCACCGGCGGCATCATCGCCGCGAGCTTTCTCGGCGGTGCCGTCTTCCACTACACCCGAAACTGGGGGTGGAACCGCTTCGCCCAGGGCGTGCAACACGACGTCCGGACCGACACCTACGACAAGATGCAGCGGCTGAACATGGACTTCTTCGCCGACAAGCAGACCGGCGAACTCATGTCGGTGCTCTCGAACGACGTCAACCGGCTGGAGAAGTTCCTCAACGACGGCATGAACTCCGTCTCCCGGCTCGTCATCATGGTAATCGGCATCGCCGGCATCCTCTTTTACCTGAACTGGCGACTGGCGCTGGTCGCGCTGTTACCCGTGCCCATCATCGCCTTCTTCACGAAGAAGTTCATCGAGATAATCCAGCCCAAATACGCCGACGTGCGCTCGACGGTCGGCTCGCTCAACTCCCGGCTGGAGAACAACCTCGGCGGCATCCAGGTCATCAAGACCAGCAACACCGAGCCCTTCGAGTCCGACCGCGTCGACGACGTTTCGCGTGACTACTACGACGCCAACTGGGACGCCATCACGACACGCATCACCTTCTTCCCTGCCCTCCGGCTGCTCGCCGGCCTGGGCTTCGTCGTGACCTTCGCCGTCGGCGGCCTCTGGGTGCTGGAGGGGACCGTCAGCGCTGGCGTGTTCGTGACGTTCATCTTCTACACGCAGCGGTTCATCTGGCCGATGGCCCAGTTCGGGCAGATAATCAACATGTACCAGCGCGCGTACGCCTCCGCCGAGCGCGTCTTCGGCCTGATGGACACCCCCGACCGCATCGGCGAGCGCGACGACGTTGAGCCGCTGGCCGTCAGGGACGGCGACGTCGAGTACGACCACGTCTCCTTCGGGTACGACGGCGAGACCGTCGTCGACGACGTGAACTTCGACGTCGACGGCGGCGACACCGTGGCGCTGGTCGGGCCGACCGGCGCGGGCAAGTCCACCGCCGTGAAGTTGCTGATGCGGCTGTACGACGTCGACGAGGGCGCGGTGCGCATCGACGGGACCGACGTCCGCGACGTGACCGTGCCCAGCCTCCGCAGCCAGGTCGGCTACGTCAGCCAGGAGACCTTCCTGTTCTACGGGACCGTCCGGGACAACATCAGCTACGGGACGCCCGACGCCGACGACGCGGCCATCCGCGAGGCCGCCGAGGCCGCCGAGGCCCACGAGTTCATCACCAACCTCCCCGACGGCTACGACACGATGGTCGGCGAGCGCGGCGTCAAACTCTCCGGCGGCCAGCGCCAGCGCATCGCCATCGCCCGCGCCATCCTGAAAGACCCCGAAATCCTCGTCCTCGACGAGGCCACCTCCGACGTGGACACGGAGACGGAGATGCTCATCCAGCGCTCGCTGGACCGCCTCACCGCGGACCGGACGACGCTGGTCATCGCCCACCGCCTCTCGACGGTGAAGGACGCCGACCAGATAGTCGTCCTCGACGACGGCCAGGTCGTCGAGCGGGGGACCCACGGCGACCTGCTGGAGGCCGACGGGCTCTACGCGAACCTCTGGGCGGTCCAGGCCGGCGAAATCGACGACCTGCCCGCCGAGTTCGTCGAGCGGGCGGCGCGTCGCCGGGCACGCACCGACGCCGACGACTGA
- a CDS encoding dihydroneopterin aldolase family protein has translation MTEDADPTAAQVACFEAGIKFGSLYHQFAGTPVSPASADSLARAMEAAIENQPHCENVVVDVREDRLRDALADASADYTELTGRFMDVDVEIAYEGVAVHAQMRMADGYPLMEVVDVRS, from the coding sequence ATGACCGAGGACGCGGACCCGACGGCGGCGCAGGTGGCCTGCTTCGAGGCCGGCATCAAGTTCGGCTCGCTGTATCACCAGTTCGCGGGCACGCCCGTCAGCCCCGCGAGCGCGGACTCGCTCGCACGAGCGATGGAGGCGGCCATCGAGAACCAGCCCCACTGCGAGAACGTCGTCGTGGACGTTCGCGAGGACCGACTGCGGGACGCACTCGCCGACGCCAGCGCCGACTACACGGAGCTGACGGGACGGTTCATGGACGTGGACGTGGAGATAGCCTACGAGGGCGTGGCCGTCCACGCACAGATGCGGATGGCCGACGGCTACCCGCTGATGGAAGTGGTCGACGTGCGGTCCTGA